In the Scomber japonicus isolate fScoJap1 chromosome 18, fScoJap1.pri, whole genome shotgun sequence genome, one interval contains:
- the smim22 gene encoding small integral membrane protein 22 yields MAQRNIQQEFQDQFNDVVSRLQSKHFFQSDWDIASFAIFFIFIGMVLLLVILVLIRCCCCCCCEDNKPRRRKVGIDNMALEP; encoded by the exons ATGGCTCAGAGGAACATCCAGCAGGAGTTCCAGGATCAGTTTAATGATGTTGTTTCCAGACTGCAGTCCAAACATTTCTTCCAGTCTGACTGGGACATCGCCTCCTTCGccatcttcttcatcttcatcg GTATGGTTCTGCTGCTGGTCATCCTTGTCCTCatccgctgctgctgctgctgctgctgtgaggaCAACAAG CCTCGAAGACGGAAGGTTGGAATAGACAACATGGCTCTGGAGCCCTGA
- the rogdi gene encoding protein rogdi homolog — protein sequence MLNPQRSLSELPKMSAASQVERAVLEEEFNWLLKEEVHSVLKQLQDVLKEASRRFSMPTPGLESQLKQENFILGSSTMDQVKGVLTLQGEALTQADINLKVAKSSQVLHFQFREDKQWKLQQIQDARNHVNQALQLLSSHDDSYHFKTGAEVNKLMDAVMLQLTRARNRLTTPASMTLPELATSGLMKMFTPPMPGDVMVNFYINLSKLCLTVYQLHVLPPNTTKNFKPAGSSVLHNPGAMFELNNNRFEVSHVHKVECVVPWLNDTLVFFTISLQLCQQLKDKISVFSSFWNYRPF from the exons ATGCTGAACCCGCAGAGATCTCTGTCCGAGCTGCCCAAGATGTCTGCTGCTAGCCAGGTGGAGAGAGCCGTGCTg gaGGAGGAATTCAACTGGCTGCTTAAAGAAGAAGTACATTCTGTCCTGAAGCAACTCCAGGATGTTCTCAAG GAGGCGTCGAGACGTTTCTCCATGCCGACACCAGGCCTGGAGAGTCAGCTTAAACAGGAAAACTTCATCCTCGGCAGCTCAAC CATGGATCAAGTAAAAGGAGTGCTGACTCTGCAGGGAGAGGCTCTGACTCAGGCT GACATAAACCTGAAGGTTGCAAAGAGCAGCCAAGTGCTGCACTTTCAGTTCAGGGAGGACAAGCAATGGAAActacagcag ATCCAGGATGCCAGGAACCATGTGAACCAGGCTCTCCAGCTGCTCAGCAGCCATGATGACAGCTACCACTTCAAGACGGGAGCTGAGGTGAACAAG CTGATGGATGCAGTGATGCTGCAGCTGACACGAGCACGGAACCGCCTCACCACCCCAGCCTCCATGACTCTGCCTGAGCTGGCTACCAGTGGACTGATG AAAATGTTCACTCCTCCCATGCCCGGAGATGTGATGGTGAACTTTTACATCAATTTAAGCAAACTGTGTCTGACTGTCTACCAGCTTCATGTGCTGCCTCCCAACACCACAAAG AATTTCAAACCAGCTGGAAGCTCAGTGCTGCACAACCCTGGAGCGATGTT TGAGCTCAACAACAACCGCTTCGAGGTGAGCCACGTTCACAAGGTGGAGTGTGTGGTGCCCTGGCTCAATGACACGCTGGTCTTCTTCACCATCTCCCTGCAGCTCTGTCAGCAGCTCAAAGACAAG ATATCTGTCTTCTCCAGTTTCTGGAACTACAGACCTTTCTAA